A stretch of Coccidioides posadasii str. Silveira chromosome 2, complete sequence DNA encodes these proteins:
- a CDS encoding uncharacterized protein (EggNog:ENOG410QDPZ~COG:K~BUSCO:1311at33183), protein MNAWLNDPATASIQNDNGSFSNATIDPSMAFLQSPNTSDPSQFQRMFNGATRNMSPGFHNPNPVIPSKRARPDDGFSMSPRQAPGALPGSRSQTPHQAPFPGYPDPVNGTPQFAQQPAPTPYQHFQPGSNNPSPSPILQDFDPQISQRVQTASPSPFSPAGVHVASQISPTHSDHGSRVNTPQTNTFGQTQPYVQPSGPQYSPTAPISSSGAHPAMQAQYAQNNPAMMQNYSAQQIASQQRMYQMQIQNQALQFQSPNAPAAGRPMVGGVNAINNPQAAAMRHLHQSMAKPSNPESFLRGLQRFMMARGQQLDLNPIVSGRPIHLMQLYAAVMRLGGSKKLTAMNGWPTLAQQLQFPAMQYPTAAQEIRDVYLRNLAAYEQVWLSSQQKHVDPAQMGIQRPGDPSTIPQPMAPNKTMPQSFDLPPQLQAVTQPSLSQPNNVHSMPVNGFSMASQGKPIPKQQRPLGHQHRSSLSRPPEAASPNGQMAQFPPDVSVSGEKQSSPISARKPGVDFVSYRQPLEDPFKPTILPESAFHGPIVIDEAFQIGEEVMRLKPTVPTFGELGVIDIHALTMSIKSGIHAEMRVALDTLAQISSEPAVQLSLDNCEDLVETLVDCAEDQLDLLADNAAEVSDVMLLPSYEEIVRGCRQEMEMLLDIPEFGSLDYELDRAVDRLICITTLLRNFSFAESNFSLLSMPHVVKFMATVVRYLGTRNMLLRTHQNTLDFMKDAVIYLSNIAHTIHLPGKEEALSLLHFLLSFAPTSPSMGPDGIMFAPYDPSIHRYLPAAVDTLAKLLARDDPNRMYLKSIFSQENPLSPPNDLLTRSFALSIAPIPEQTKGNVIALADVRKPFLMQGLLSAEILAGIADNELACAWFRSADGFAANLLRLACVLSADRNPPGPQRHGAAARAAEADLYWHSTISNRALTVLSQLAEKSNKSNGASKLPLGIFPKKENLLGALLTPNVDPNVIRQMCEYAGLGG, encoded by the coding sequence ATGAATGCCTGGCTCAATGACCCTGCGACAGCGAGCATCCAGAACGACAATGGCTCCTTCAGCAATGCGACCATCGATCCATCGATGGCCTTCCTCCAGTCCCCTAATACCTCCGACCCCAGCCAGTTCCAGCGCATGTTCAATGGCGCGACAAGAAACATGTCTCCAGGCTTCCATAATCCCAACCCAGTGATTCCGTCTAAAAGGGCTCGCCCCGACGACGGCTTCTCCATGTCCCCAAGACAGGCTCCTGGCGCCCTTCCTGGCTCCCGCTCGCAAACACCCCATCAGGCGCCTTTCCCCGGTTACCCCGATCCCGTCAACGGCACGCCGCAATTTGCGCAACAGCCTGCGCCTACCCCTTACCAACATTTCCAGCCAGGTTCTAACAATCCGAGTCCATCTCCTATTCTCCAAGACTTTGACCCACAGATCTCTCAGAGAGTGCAGACGGCATCTCCAAGTCCCTTTTCGCCCGCTGGAGTCCACGTTGCCTCACAGATATCACCCACACACTCAGATCACGGAAGTCGCGTGAACACCCCGCAAACCAACACCTTCGGACAAACTCAGCCGTACGTGCAGCCATCTGGACCACAATACTCCCCGACAGCCCCAATAAGCTCCTCCGGCGCCCATCCCGCAATGCAGGCGCAATACGCTCAGAACAACCCGGCAATGATGCAAAACTATTCGGCCCAACAGATCGCTTCACAGCAACGGATGTATCAAATGCAGATTCAGAATCAAGCCCTGCAGTTTCAATCTCCCAATGCGCCAGCGGCCGGAAGGCCCATGGTGGGTGGGGTTAATGCGATAAACAATCCTCAAGCCGCTGCGATGAGGCACTTGCACCAGAGTATGGCGAAGCCCTCTAACCCAGAGAGTTTTCTGCGCGGACTGCAGAGGTTTATGATGGCCCGAGGACAACAGCTTGACCTTAATCCTATTGTGAGCGGACGACCAATTCATCTGATGCAGCTCTACGCTGCCGTAATGAGGCTTGGTGGGTCGAAAAAACTCACCGCGATGAACGGCTGGCCAACGCTCGCACAGCAATTACAGTTTCCCGCGATGCAGTATCCAACAGCAGCGCAGGAAATTCGAGATGTGTATCTTCGAAACCTGGCTGCTTACGAACAAGTCTGGCTGAGTTCCCAACAAAAACACGTAGATCCAGCACAAATGGGTATCCAGCGTCCCGGTGATCCTTCGACCATTCCACAACCGATGGCACCCAACAAGACGATGCCTCAATCCTTTGACCTTCCACCGCAACTCCAGGCAGTTACCCAACCGTCCTTGTCACAACCAAATAACGTTCATTCAATGCCTGTCAACGGTTTCTCCATGGCATCTCAAGGAAAGCCAATTCCAAAGCAACAGCGGCCCCTGGGCCATCAGCATCGATCTAGTCTTTCTCGGCCACCCGAGGCAGCGTCACCTAACGGGCAAATGGCCCAATTTCCTCCGGACGTCTCGGTGTCAGGTGAAAAGCAATCATCTCCTATTTCAGCCAGGAAACCAGGAGTGGATTTTGTATCATATCGCCAACCTCTAGAGGACCCTTTCAAACCAACCATTTTACCGGAGAGTGCTTTCCATGGCCCTATTGTAATTGATGAAGCTTTCCAGATTGGAGAAGAGGTCATGCGACTCAAACCCACCGTACCTACTTTTGGGGAACTTGGGGTAATCGATATTCACGCCCTTACTATGAGCATCAAGTCAGGCATCCATGCAGAAATGCGAGTGGCGTTGGATACCTTGGCGCAGATTTCGTCTGAGCCTGCAGTACAGTTGTCCCTAGATAACTGCGAGGACTTAGTGGAAACATTGGTGGACTGCGCCGAGGATCAGCTCGACCTTCTCGCGGACAATGCTGCAGAGGTGTCCGATGTTATGCTTCTTCCTTCTTACGAGGAGATCGTTCGCGGATGCAGACAAGAGATGGAAATGCTGCTTGACATTCCAGAGTTTGGAAGCCTGGATTACGAGCTTGACCGTGCAGTAGACCGGTTAATATGCATCACGACACTCCTGAGGAATTTCTCCTTTGCCGAGTCGAATTTCAGCTTGCTCTCAATGCCTCATGTCGTCAAGTTCATGGCAACGGTCGTACGATACTTAGGCACGAGGAATATGCTGCTACGAACACATCAAAATACCCTTGACTTCATGAAAGACGCTGTCATCTATCTGAGCAACATAGCTCATACCATACATCTTCctggaaaagaagaagcgcTATCTCTTTTACATTTTCTACTCTCCTTTGCTCCAACTTCCCCTTCAATGGGACCCGATGGAATCATGTTTGCCCCATACGACCCAAGCATACATAGGTATCTGCCGGCTGCTGTGGATACACTTGCAAAGCTTCTTGCGCGGGATGATCCCAACCGGATGTACTTGAAATCCATCTTCTCCCAAGAGAACCCATTGTCCCCGCCGAACGATCTCCTGACGAGGAGTTTTGCGCTGTCTATTGCCCCAATACCCGAGCAAACTAAGGGAAACGTCATTGCACTAGCGGATGTTAGAAAGCCATTCCTGATGCAGGGACTACTCTCTGCCGAAATTCTAGCGGGCATAGCAGACAATGAGCTTGCCTGTGCGTGGTTCAGATCTGCCGATGGATTTGCGGCTAACTTGCTGCGGTTGGCTTGTGTGCTTAGTGCTGATCGCAACCCACCTGGACCACAGCGGCACGGCGCAGCTGCTCGTGCAGCAGAGGCTGATCTATATTGGCACAGCACAATCAGCAATCGTGCGCTAACAGTACTAAGTCAGTTGGCTGAGAAGTCAAACAAGTCCAATGGGGCATCAAAACTTCCTCTGGGTATATTTCCTAAAAAGGAGAATCTTCTGGGTGCTCTTCTTACTCCGAATGTTGATCCAAATGTCATTCGCCAAATGTGTGAATATGCAGGCTTGGGTGGTTGA
- the RPT3 gene encoding 26S proteasome regulatory subunit 6B (EggNog:ENOG410PGYA~COG:O~BUSCO:7422at33183) has protein sequence MGDAIVETPVNVLAPPLKATPAEAIPDIEPLEGWGTDDADEYTTLKRLQRHLEYINLQEEYIKDEQRSLKRELVRAQEEIKRIQSVPLVIGQFMEAIDQNTGIVQSSTGSNYVVRILSTLDREKLKPSSSVALHRHSNALVDILPPEADSSIAMLGAHEKPDVTYADVGGLDMQKQEIREAVELPLTHFDLYKQIGIDPPRGVLLYGPPGTGKTMLVKAVANSTTANFIRVVGSEFVQKYLGEGPRMVRDVFRMARENSPAIIFIDEIDAIATKRFDAQTGADREVQRILLELLNQMDGFDQTSNVKVIMATNRADTLDPALLRPGRLDRKIEFPSLRDRRERRLIFTTIASKMSLSPEVDLDSLIVRNDPLSGAVIAAIMQEAGLRAVRKNRYNIIQSDLEDAYSSQVKSGQDADKFDFYR, from the exons ATGGGCGACGCCATCGTCGAAACACCGGTCAATGTTCTTGCTCCTCCGCTCAAAGCTACCCCAGCGGAAGCGATTCCCGATATTGAGCCCCTGGAAGGTTGGGGAACAGACGACGCTGATGAATACACCACGCTAAAGAGATTACAGCGGCATTTGGA GTACATAAATCTACAGGAGGAGTACATCAAGGATGAGCAAAG GAGTCTTAAGCGAGAGCTCGTCAGAGCGCAGGAGGAGATCAAGAGAATACAAAGCGTTCCTTTGGTGATCGGACAGTTCATGGAAGCCATCGATCAGAA tACCGGTATCGTACAGTCTTCAACAGGGTCTAATTATGTCGTTCGAATTCTCTCAACCCTCGACCGCGAGAAGCTAAAACCGTCGTCCTCCGTCGCCTTACACCGTCATTCTAATGCCCTTGTTGACATCCTTCCCCCAGAAGCCGACTCGTCTATTGCCATGCTGGGTGCACATGAGAAGCCGGATGTTACGTACGCGGATGTTGGAGGGTTGGATATGCAAAAGCAGGAAATTAGAGAGGCCGTTGAACTGCCTTTAACGCATTTCGATTTGTACAAACAAATCG GAATCGACCCACCTCGAGGTGTGCTTCTCTATGGTCCTCCTGGAACGGGCAAAACCATGTTGGTAAAGGCTGTTGCGAATAGCACAACTGCCAATTTTATCCGCGTCGTCGGATCAGAGTTTGTGCAGAAATATCTTGGTGAAGGACCTCGTATGGTTCGAGACGTTTTCCGCATGGCGCGAGAGAACTCACCCGCTATCATTTTTATTGACGAAATTGACGCCATCGCCACTAAACGTTTCGATGCCCAAACTGGAGCCGATCGTGAAGTCCAGCGTATTTTgcttgagcttctcaaccaGATGGACGGCTTCGATCAGACCAGCAACGTCAAGGTGATCATGGCCACAAATCGAGCAGACACCTTGGACCCTGCTTTACTTCGACCAGGTCGTTTAGACAGGAAAATTGAGTTTCCTTCCCTCCGCGATCGGCGCGAGCGTCGTCTAATTTTCACCACGATTGCCTCGAAGATGTCGCTGTCGCCAGAAGTAGATTTGGATTCGCTGATTGTCCGCAACGATCCCTTATCGGGCGCTGTGATCGCCGCTATCATGCAAGAGGCTGGCTTGCGTGCTGTCCGGAAGAATCGATACAACATCATCCAATCCGATCTTGAGGACGCCTACTCAAGCCAGGTCAAGAGTGGACAGGATGCAGACAA ATTTGATTTCTATCGCTGA
- the PEP2 gene encoding Vacuolar protease A (SECRETED:SignalP(1-18)~EggNog:ENOG410PFB5~COG:O~MEROPS:MER0000941~BUSCO:8449at33183) yields the protein MRNSILLAATVLLGCTSAKVHKLKLKKLPLTEQLEYGDIETHVRALGQKYFGSLPSSQQQTVLSDEYSTTGGHNVLVDNFLNAQYFSEISIGNPPQNFKVVLDTGSSNLWVPSSECGSIACYLHNKYDSSASSTYKKNGTEFAIRYGSGSLSGFVSQDTLRIGDLTIEGQDFAEATNEPGLAFAFGRFDGILGLGYDTISVNKIVPPFYNMINEGLIDEPVFGFYLGDTNKEGDDSYATFGGVDSSLFSGEMIKIPLRRKAYWEVDFDAIAFGNERAELEDTGIILDTGTSLIALPSTLAELLNREIGAKKSWNGQYTVDCNKRPSLPDLTFTLSGHNFTIGPYDYILEVQGSCISSFMGMDFPEPVGPLAILGDAFLRRFYTMYDLGNNLVGLAKAGN from the exons ATGAGGAACTCCATCCTGCTCGCAGCCACCGTGCTGTTGGGCTGCACATCCGCAAAGGTGCACAAGCTCAAGTTGAAGAAGCTTCCGTTGACAGAGCAGCTT GAATATGGCGACATCGAAACCCACGTCAGGGCGCTCGGCCAGAAGTACTTCGGATCTCTACCATCGTCGCAGCAACAAACAGTCCTGTCAGATGAGTACAGTACAACTGGCGGCCATAACGTTTTGGTCGATAATTTCCTGAACGCCCAGT ATTTCTCCGAGATCTCCATAGGCAATCCTCCTCAGAATTTCAAAGTCGTTCTTGACACAGGAAGCTCAAATCTCTGGGTTCCATCTTCGGAGTGTGGTTCCATCGCCTGCTACCTCCACAACAAGTACGATTCATCGGCTTCTTCGACCTATAAGAAGAACGGAACAGAGTTCGCTATTCGCTATGGCTCAGGCAGCCTTTCTGGTTTTGTTTCACAGGATACACTCCGTATCGGTGACCTGACCATCGAGGGACAAGATTTTGCCGAAGCCACCAACGAGCCAGGCCTTGCTTTCGCCTTTGGCCGCTTCGATGGCATTCTTGGTCTAGGTTATGACACAATCTCCGTTAACAAGATTGTTCCACCCTTCTATAACATGATCAACGAAGGGTTGATTGACGAGCCAGTCTTTGGCTTCTACCTTGGCGACACGAACAAGGAGGGTGATGACTCGTATGCTACTTTTGGAGGTGTCGATAGCAGTTTGTTCTCCGGTGAGATGATCAAGATTCCCCTCCGCCGCAAGGCCTACTGGGAAGTTGATTTTGATGCTATCGCCTTTGGCAACGAGCGTGCTGAACTCGAAGACACTGGTATCATCCTCGATACCGGTACTTCTCTCATTGCCCTGCCATCCACTCTTGCCGAGCTCCT TAACAGAGAAATTGGTGCCAAGAAATCCTGGAACGGTCAATACACCGTAGACTGCAACAAGCGCCCATCGCTTCCAGACCTCACCTTTACTCTATCCGGCCACAACTTCACTATCGGACCATATGATTACATCCTCGAGGTCCAAGGCTCTTGCATCAGCAGCTTCATGGGCATGGACTTCCCTGAGCCCGTGGGCCCTCTTGCCATTCTTGGAGACGCTTTCTTGAGACGATTCTATACCATGTATGACTTGGGCAACAATCTCGTTGGCCTTGCCAAAGCCGGGAACTAA
- the FCP1 gene encoding Carboxy-terminal domain (CTD) phosphatase (BUSCO:428984at4751~EggNog:ENOG410PH1W~COG:K~BUSCO:3716at33183) — translation MLLKLSSSLYYPITVTELLRQRGDNVNQGDALFAYYYHTTVTEGDGLGNKRDVVRKFPTKFESSVDGTLLEWKITEGQVIERPIDIAEIDEPCSHDVQFGGMCANCGKDMTVFNYNTEVLDSSRAPIRMVHDNASLTVSKDEATRVEEDAKRRLLSSRKLSLVVDLDQTIIHATVDPTVAEWQEDKTNPNHEAVKDVRAFQLVDDGPGMRGCWYYIKLRPGLEDFLRSISSLYELHIYTMGTRAYAQNIANIVDPDRKIFGDRILSRDESGSLTAKNLQRLFPVDTKMVVIIDDRGDVWNWSDNLIRVHPYDFFVGIGDINSSFLPKKQEFKPMSKARAKAKRQSDVRSEVEPKPEMNGSSAIDVDEKPKEEVSALEQLVTMGGGDNPVLLQEQAHQQEEAIAHQVEERPLLQKQKQLDAEDEAAELQAAENGDSSSDDSQDSMRHRHHLLEDNDAELYQLEERLKLIHRRFFDEYDRKRSLALGGRVSALRGERVHPKDKDVDLRIVPDIKIIMPQIKRRILEAVVVVFSGVIPLDKDTQNAEISLWAKSFGAIITQKIDSRTTHLVAGRNRTAKVREATRYPKIKIVTVQWLLDSLTQWKRLDEEPYLVPVHPDDRGEPISLPGTSPNDAKELDDAGYLSSSEEDTTSADDDESDFSKGRSQNDELENADEEILLSTGLDSHSLIGYDAEEQAEVHDELKEFLGSDNEESESDSDASMLQGTSMSRADRKRKRDLESDESGGEYRGATERAPGEPAGLRLSQKIKRSHERTTGLKEVSNASSIEHPGPPPVDTSSELLSDKAQEQAIAGDTGSGANADVRKDSAMVDPAAGDEEDDEDELEREMLAAFENDNWDESKVEEDAGDNG, via the exons ATGCTATTGAAACTATCATCTAGTCTCTACTATCCAATCACCGTCACCGAGCTCCTACGCCAACGGGGCGACAATGTCAATCAGGGCGATGCGCTGTTCGCGTATTACTATCATACCACGGTGACAGAGGGCGATGGACTGGGGAATAAGCGTGATGTGGTGAGGAAGTTTCCGACGAAGTTTGAGAGTTCAGTGGATGGGACGTTGTTGGAGTGGAAAATAACGGAGGGACAGGTGATTGAGAGGCC AATCGATATTGCGGAAATTGATGAGCCTTGTTCTCATGATGTACAGTTTGGTGGAATGTGCGCGAACTGCGGGAAGGATATGACTGT GTTCAATTACAACACTGAAGTGCTCGACTCATCGCGAGCTCCGATTCGAATGGTTCACGACAATGCTTCGCTCACCGTTAGCAAAGACGAAGCGACTCGGGTCGAAGAAGATGCCAAACGCCGCCTCCTCTCGTCTAGAAAGCTATCACTTGTCGTCGACCTGGATCAAACTATAATCCACGCGACGGTTGACCCAACGGTAGCGGAATGGCAAGAGGATAAGACCAATCCAAATCATGAGGCTGTGAAGGATGTGCGAGCATTCCAACTTGTTGATGATGGTCCAGGAATGAGGGGATGCTGGTATTACATCAAATTACGGCCTGGATTGGAGGATTTCCTGAGGAGCATTTCGAGCCTTTATGAGCTTCATATCTACACAATGGGTACCCGAGCTTACGCTCAAAACATCGCCAATATTGTGGATCCTGATAGGAAGATATTCGGAGATAGGATTCTGAGTCGCGATGAGAGTGGGAGCCTAACGGCGAAGAATCTACAGCGATTGTTCCCTGTCGATACCAAAATGGTCGTCATTATCGACGACCGCGGAGATGTATGGAACTGGAGCGACAATCTTATCAGAGTTCATCCCTATGACTTCTTCGTTGGAATCGGCGATATCAACTCCAGTTTTCTCCCGAAGAAGCAGGAATTCAAGCCCATGTCCAAAGCACGCGCCAAGGCCAAAAGGCAGTCGGACGTTCGTTCTGAAGTGGAACCTAAACCCGAAATGAACGGTTCTAGCGCCATAGATGTGGACGAGAAGCCAAAGGAAGAGGTCTCAGCACTGGAACAGCTCGTTACTATGGGGGGCGGGGACAATCCCGTCCTGCTCCAGGAGCAAGCacatcagcaagaagaggcAATTGCTCATCAGGTTGAAGAACGCCCTTTATTGCAAAAGCAGAAACAGCTCGATGCAGAAGATGAGGCTGCTGAACTTCAAGCTGCAGAGAACGGAGATTCGTCTAGCGATGACTCGCAAGATTCGATGAGACATCGCCATCACCTCCTGGAGGATAACGATGCTGAGCTTTACCAATTAGAGGAGAGACTTAAATTAATACATCGTCGCTTCTTCGACGAGTACGATCGGAAGCGATCTTTAGCTCTCGGAGGTCGAGTCTCGGCCTTGAGAGGCGAACGTGTTCACCCGAAAGATAAGGATGTTGATCTCCGTATCGTCCCAGACATCAAGATCATCATGCCCCAGATCAAGCGAAGAATCCTTGAGGCCGTGGTGGTGGTGTTCTCTGGTGTCATTCCCCTCGATAAAGACACCCAAAATGCGGAGATATCGCTATGGGCGAAGAGCTTTGGCGCAATCATCACACAAAAGATTGATTCAAGAACCACGCACCTGGTTGCTGGCAGAAACCGCACAGCGAAGGTTCGAGAAGCGACGAGATATCCTAAAATCAAAATAGTCACAGTCCAGTGGCTGCTAGACTCGCTAACCCAATGGAAACGGCTTGATGAAGAGCCATACCTAGTACCGGTGCACCCGGACGATCGTGGCGAGCCGATCAGCTTGCCAGGAACTTCACCAAACGATGCAAAGGAATTGGATGATGCCGGCTATCTATCATCCTCCGAAGAAGATACCACCTCGGCGGATGATGACGAAAGTGATTTCTCGAAGGGAAGAAGCCAAAACGATGAACTAGAAAATGCAGATGAGGAAATATTACTTTCAACTGGACTTGATTCGCATTCCCTAATCGGATACGACGCTGAGGAGCAGGCAGAAGTGCACGACGAGCTCAAGGAATTTTTGGGGAGTGATAACGAAGAGAGCGAAAGCGACAGTGACGCCTCCATGCTTCAAGGTACAAGTATGTCACGCGCTGATAGAAAACGAAAACGCGATCTTGAAAGTGACGAGAGTGGTGGAGAATATCGCGGCGCTACTGAACGTGCTCCGGGAGAACCTGCTGGCTTACGATTGTCTCAAAAGATTAAGCGATCTCATGAAAGAACGACGGGGCTGAAAGAGGTTTCCAATGCATCCTCGATTGAACATCCAGGGCCACCTCCGGTTGACACTTCATCTGAGCTGCTAAGCGACAAAGCTCAAGAACAGGCAATCGCGGGTGACACTGGCTCCGGTGCTAATGCGGACGTTCGAAAAGATAGCGCCATGGTCGATCCGGCTGCAGGCGACGAAGAGGACGACGAAGACGAGCTGGAACGCGAAATGCTTGCGGCGTTTGAAAACGACAACTGGGATGAAAGCAAGGTTGAAGAAGACGCCGGTGACAACGGATGA
- a CDS encoding mitochondrial 54S ribosomal protein mL49 (EggNog:ENOG410PTBJ~COG:J~BUSCO:15982at33183), translated as MASVFSSTLSSPLRRTSSISSLHARSGSLLSSCQCSRAQFSQFHTHSSSIRSSARARSSSLLSFQTHQSRSITTRIPKPFSKSKSTLQGSTKSERLPTEAAAPRPVLPLTNLPYFIRRTPSNQLPIYLVTKAGGTRQETKLQKTEGDVDALREDLIKALGMEKNPSDVTINRLNGHVIVKGWRKPEIQQFLLDRKF; from the exons ATGGCTTCCGTGTTCTCGTCGACCCTGTCGTCGCCATTGCGCAGAACATCCTCCATATCCTCGCTACATGCTCGATCTGGGTCGCTTCTCTCCTCTTGTCAGTGTTCTAGAGCGCAATTCTCACAGTTTCACACCCACTCATCGTCAATCCGGTCTT CAGCACGAGCACGATCAtcctctctcctctcctttcAAACTCATCAATCTCGCTCCATAACGACGCGCATCCCGAAACCCTtctcaaaatcaaaatcCACACTTCAAGGTAGCACCAAATCAGAACGCTTACCCACCGAAGCAGCCGCGCCACGACCTGTCCTCCCCCTCACAAATCTCCCCTATTTCATCCGTCGTACCCCTTCGAACCAACTACCCATATATCTCGTTACGAAGGCCGGAGGAACAAGGCAAGAGACCAAGCTACAAAAGACTGAAGGCGACGTTGATGCTCTACGGGAAGATTTGATAAAAGCTTTGGGAATGGAGAAGAACCCGTCGGATGTAACCATCAATCGGCTGAATGGGCACGTAATTGTAAAG GGCTGGCGAAAACCAGAAATACAGCAATTTCTCCTAGACCGCAAATTTTAA
- a CDS encoding uncharacterized protein (EggNog:ENOG410PSJC), which translates to MSPAQEYWLPGYGLSRHIVLSKMQYFLGPTASVRPYSYQGREGYLVTGAPLTRTQIDDLRKMSQVYEQEASIRMAQTSGLTINEKSDDELNEPFINHPVYVGRRDNRERDRVRERDGKPYPIDRYPRMKRSW; encoded by the exons ATGTCCCCAGCACAAGAATATTGGCTTCCTGGCTATGGACTCTCACGGCACATCGTCCTCAGTAAAATGCAGTATTTCCTCGGCCCGACCGCTTCAGTGAGGCCGTACAGCTACCAG GGACGAGAAGGTTATCTTGTTACCGGAGCCCCCCTCACGAGA ACACAAATCGATGATTTGAGGAAGATGTCGCAAGTCTACGAGCAAGAGGCGTCCATCAGAATGGCGCAGACATCTGGGTTGACCATCAACGAGAAATCAGACGACGAACTCAACGAACCTTTCATTAATCATCCCGTATACGTCGGTCGACGTGACAATCGCGAGCGCGACCGGGTTCGAGAGCGGGATGGTAAACCATACCCAATTGATCGATATCCGAGAATGAAACGGTCCTGGTGA
- the INT6 gene encoding eukaryotic translation initiation factor 3 subunit E (EggNog:ENOG410PISD~COG:J~BUSCO:6465at33183), with protein MADNAPPSADALLKGAASHSAKTPEEIIKEYDLLPKLIPYLDRHLVFPLLEFASGQDETQESIDEITKSKYELLKQTNMTDYVANLWQEINHSDTIPEEFVKKREEVVQRLQQYVEDSSKITELLQDDNVVGNLRSDKVANLKFLEEQHGATVDMVNTLYDYGRFQYSCGSYGNAAELLYQFRVLSTDNDKVASATWGKLASEILTTNWEGAMEEVQKVKDSIDTRLFNNPLGQLQHRTWLIHWSLFPLFNHEPARDVLTDLFFSPAYINTIQTSCPWILRYLTAAVITNRQRVHKNSSLYQKQLKDLIRIVRQEEYEYQDPITDFIKALYIDFDFEEAQKKLGEAEEVLRSDFFLVAAADAFVESARHLISESYCKIHQRIDIKDLSTRLGLSQDEGEKWIVNLIRDTRVDAKIDYKEGTVLMNHPPQSVYQQVIEKTKGGFFRTQVLSAAVAK; from the exons ATGGCGGACAACGCACCTCCGTCGGCTGACGCCCTGCTCAAGGGCGCAGCTTCACACTCTGCGAAGACTCCCGAAGAGATCATCAAGGAATACGACCTTCTGCCGAAATTAATACCCTACCTCGATCGCCACCTTGTGTTCCCCTTGCTCGAATTCGCATCCGGCCAGGACGAAACCCAGGAATCCATAGACGAGATCACGAAGTCAAAATATGAGCTGCTCAAGCAGACCAACATGACCGATTATGTCGCGAACTTGTGGCAGGAGATCAACCACTCCGACACCATCCCCGAGGAATTCGTGAAGAAGCGCGAGGAAGTGGTGCAAAGACTTCAGCAGTATGTCGAGGACAGCAGCAAGATCACAGAACTATTGCAGGATGACAACGTGGTGGGCAATCTTCGGAGCGATAAGGTTGCCAACTTGAAGTTCCTCGAGGAGCAGCACGGTGCGACAGTGGACATGGTTAACACCCTCTATGACTACGGTCGGTTCCAATACAGCTGTGGAAGCTACGGAAACGCTGCCGAGCTCCTCTATCAGTTCCGCGTCCTCTCAACGGACAATGACAAGGTCGCATCTGCGACATGGGGCAAGCTGGCTTCCGAGATTCTTACCACGAATTGGGAGGGTGCCATGGAAGAGGTTCAGAAAGTCAAGGACTCCATTGATACCCGGCTATTCAACAACCCCTTGGGTCAGCTTCAACACCGCACCTGGTTGATCCACTGGTCCCTCTTCCCGCTCTTCAACCACGAACCCGCCCGTGATGTTCTGACAGACCTTTTCTTCTCACCCGCATACATCAATACTATTCAGACATCTTGCCCTTGGATCCTCCGCTACCTCACCGCTGCCGTCATCACCAACCGTCAACGTGTCCACAAGAACTCATCTCTCTACCAGAAGCAATTGAAGGACCTAATTCGCATCGTCAGGCAAGAAGAATACGAGTACCAGGATCCCATCACTGATTTCATCAAGGCGCTTTACATCGACTTTGACTTTGAGGAGGCCCAGAAGAAGCTTGGAGAGGCTGAGGAGGTCTTGAGGAGTGATTTCTTCTTGGTCGCGGCGGCCGATGCTTTCGTTGAGTCGGCAAGACATCTGATTTCTGAGAGCTACTGCAAGATTCACCAACGTATTGATATCAA GGACCTCTCGACCCGTCTTGGTCTTAGCCAGGATGAGGGCGAAAAATGGATTGTCAACCTCATCCGGGATACTCGTGTAGATGCTAAGATCGATTATAAGGAAGGAACTGTGCTCATGAACCACCCACCACAATCAGTATACCAACAAGTCATCGAGAAGACGAAGGGAGGCTTTTTCAGAACTCAAGTGCTAAG TGCTGCCGTTGCGAAATAA